From Streptomyces sp. NBC_00683, one genomic window encodes:
- a CDS encoding Eco57I restriction-modification methylase domain-containing protein: MSPRPASRGLAAAKAQALDGRRQHQEWLDLTEVSGPFLTMPVLRRAWPQLDALEKDERARLRARHADWQNDTTAGRDEWVAYLLRSVLEWGDALALRQGEAEDPALDRLTLHVPEHGAVLRPDFALVEPGIDLAAEPDTASAAMRVRLLGMTVPAGTVPTSRAAGGGDWAASPADRLARLLRHHDIPLGLVTDGRWWCLVWAPIGGVTTTAVFDTIGWNEAAERNVVRAFVSLLRRRRFFEYEESETLVGLLKASLAAGEDVTEALGIQVRQAVELLVDAIGRADVRAMDAGAPGLHASGVAAGEVYRGAVAVMMRVVFLLYAEERGLLPADNEVYATAYSARFLRAELKARADADGESALEHTTSAWHRLIALFHAVHGGVDHPELKLPAYDGSIFAPDTYAWMELTTPLLPIDDRTVLHMLQSVQEVRVGTGKNAEVRTLSFRALDVEQIGYVYEGLLSFGGERAVEDMVGLIGPEGLEHEVPLRELESLAAKAGGSVKALATSIHEKWKDPKPPASSSKLEKLLAPAKDEVEARRQLNAVTKKNSGLSERLLPFFGILRRDLRDLPMVIPNGSLYVTESSLRKNTGTHYTPRFLAEDVVRHALEPLVYEPGPLQTADSGKWRLKSPEQILALKVADIAMGSAAFLVAACRYLGDRLIEAWENEGRTDAMTYRAGRAVDAVTAADAEQDPVVVESRRQIIEHCLYGVDINPMAVEMAKLSLWLVSMDPTRPFTFLDDRLVAGDSLLGVHSMDQLQSVHMKPQGQRDILAEQTRELVDELTRERLAITAIKGVDLPALKRKRERLAEVNRHSRRLRLVGDLIVGAALATCASGRVEWYAPDGGERVKDLFPQAAWIVEKIVADGVEDDSEVVRQATATAEEWLGAELPAGGMERRPVHWPLVFPEVFSQGGGFDAIVGNPPFLGGKKLTGTSGEAYRECLVDYIAGGKRGSADLVAYFELRAHLLLNHWGQTGLVATNTLAQGDTREVGLDQLVDGGVQIRRAVKSAPWPSRSAVLEYCAVWTSQRRLIDCVVSVLDGVVVSNGISTSLNPDTRESSWSEMLERNGSQVYQGSLVLVIDGFSVTKEVAQSWIREDARYSDVLAPLLNGQDLNSDPLHQGGRWAINFHEWPEMRARRYPNAYAKLLAEVKPECQKKDVKSYAGLMDRWWQYWRTRGDMTKALDSLDRCIVITLVSKVVMPVMVPTGQVFTHQLGVFVSDEYALFAFLSSAPHYWWAIDRSSTLETRVRYTPTDVFETLVRPPITSRLHAAGARLDTYRRDLMLARNMGLTATYNLVHNPDCQDEDIVELRRIHREIDRATVEAYGWYDLLDDSGQTPHADPTHETFPLDHGFHETDQGTRYTIGLLARTEIIDRLRQLNHQAYADEVHLGLHKKPAKHPDMPKPSADAIRKRKEQLASRGGSDFGEGAEGALF; this comes from the coding sequence ATGAGCCCCCGCCCCGCCTCCCGTGGTCTCGCCGCAGCCAAGGCCCAGGCGCTCGACGGCCGCCGCCAGCACCAGGAATGGCTCGACCTCACGGAGGTCTCCGGCCCCTTCCTCACCATGCCGGTCCTGCGCAGGGCCTGGCCTCAGCTCGACGCTCTGGAGAAGGACGAACGCGCCCGCCTGCGCGCGCGCCACGCGGACTGGCAGAACGACACCACGGCGGGCCGTGACGAGTGGGTCGCCTACCTGCTGCGTTCCGTCCTGGAGTGGGGCGACGCCCTCGCGTTGCGCCAGGGCGAGGCCGAGGATCCGGCATTGGACCGCCTCACCCTCCACGTCCCGGAGCACGGTGCTGTCCTGCGCCCCGACTTCGCTCTCGTCGAGCCGGGCATCGACCTCGCCGCCGAACCCGACACAGCCTCGGCCGCCATGCGCGTACGCCTCCTCGGCATGACCGTTCCCGCCGGCACCGTGCCCACCTCACGCGCCGCCGGAGGTGGCGACTGGGCTGCGTCTCCCGCGGACCGCCTCGCCCGGCTGCTCCGCCACCACGACATCCCGCTCGGCCTGGTCACGGATGGCCGCTGGTGGTGCCTGGTCTGGGCCCCCATCGGCGGCGTCACGACCACCGCGGTCTTCGACACCATCGGCTGGAACGAGGCCGCCGAACGCAACGTCGTCCGCGCCTTCGTCTCCCTGCTGCGTCGCCGCCGCTTCTTCGAGTACGAGGAGTCCGAGACCCTGGTCGGCCTGCTCAAGGCCAGCCTGGCCGCCGGTGAGGACGTCACCGAGGCACTCGGCATTCAGGTCCGCCAGGCCGTCGAACTCCTCGTCGATGCCATAGGGCGAGCGGACGTACGCGCGATGGACGCGGGGGCACCGGGCCTCCACGCGTCGGGCGTCGCGGCCGGCGAGGTCTACCGGGGTGCCGTCGCAGTCATGATGCGCGTCGTGTTCCTCCTGTACGCGGAGGAGCGCGGCCTGCTCCCGGCGGACAACGAGGTCTACGCCACGGCGTACTCCGCCCGCTTCCTGCGCGCCGAACTCAAGGCCCGCGCCGACGCGGACGGCGAGAGCGCCCTCGAACACACCACCTCAGCCTGGCACCGCCTGATCGCCCTCTTCCACGCGGTCCACGGGGGAGTGGACCACCCCGAACTGAAGCTGCCCGCGTACGACGGCTCGATCTTCGCCCCTGACACGTACGCGTGGATGGAGCTCACCACCCCGCTTCTGCCGATCGACGACCGCACGGTCCTGCACATGCTCCAGTCGGTGCAGGAGGTCCGCGTCGGCACCGGCAAGAACGCCGAAGTCCGGACGCTGAGCTTCCGTGCCCTGGACGTCGAGCAGATCGGTTACGTGTACGAGGGCCTGCTCTCCTTCGGCGGCGAGCGCGCCGTCGAGGACATGGTCGGCCTGATCGGCCCCGAGGGCCTCGAACACGAGGTGCCGCTGCGGGAGCTGGAGTCCCTGGCGGCCAAGGCAGGCGGCTCGGTGAAGGCCCTGGCCACGTCCATCCACGAGAAGTGGAAGGACCCGAAGCCGCCGGCGAGCTCTTCAAAGCTGGAGAAGCTGCTCGCCCCGGCGAAGGACGAGGTCGAGGCCCGGCGCCAGTTGAACGCGGTGACCAAGAAGAACTCGGGGCTGAGCGAGCGCCTGCTCCCGTTCTTCGGCATCCTGCGCCGAGACCTGCGTGACCTGCCGATGGTCATCCCGAACGGCTCGCTGTACGTCACGGAGTCCTCGCTCCGGAAGAACACCGGCACCCACTACACCCCCCGCTTCCTGGCCGAGGACGTCGTCCGTCACGCGCTGGAGCCGCTGGTCTACGAGCCGGGCCCGCTTCAGACGGCGGACTCGGGGAAGTGGCGGCTCAAGTCGCCCGAGCAGATTCTCGCGCTGAAGGTCGCGGACATCGCGATGGGTTCCGCGGCGTTCCTGGTTGCCGCCTGCCGTTACCTGGGCGACCGGCTGATCGAGGCCTGGGAGAACGAGGGCCGCACGGATGCGATGACGTACCGGGCCGGCCGAGCCGTCGACGCGGTGACGGCTGCGGACGCGGAGCAGGACCCGGTGGTGGTCGAGTCCCGCCGCCAGATCATCGAGCACTGCCTGTACGGGGTGGACATCAACCCGATGGCCGTGGAGATGGCGAAGCTGTCGCTGTGGCTGGTGTCGATGGACCCGACGCGGCCGTTTACGTTCCTGGACGACAGGCTGGTCGCGGGGGACTCGCTGCTGGGTGTGCACAGCATGGACCAGCTCCAGTCGGTGCACATGAAGCCGCAGGGGCAGCGGGACATACTGGCTGAGCAGACGCGTGAGCTGGTGGACGAGCTGACGCGGGAACGCCTGGCGATCACGGCGATCAAGGGCGTGGACCTGCCGGCACTGAAGCGGAAGCGGGAGCGGCTGGCGGAGGTCAACCGGCACTCGCGGAGGCTGCGGCTGGTGGGCGACCTGATTGTGGGGGCTGCGTTGGCGACGTGCGCGTCGGGGCGGGTGGAGTGGTACGCGCCGGATGGGGGCGAGCGGGTCAAGGACCTGTTCCCGCAGGCGGCGTGGATCGTGGAGAAGATCGTCGCGGATGGTGTGGAGGACGACTCGGAGGTCGTGCGGCAGGCGACGGCTACGGCGGAGGAGTGGCTGGGAGCGGAGCTGCCGGCGGGGGGAATGGAGCGGCGGCCGGTGCATTGGCCGTTGGTGTTTCCGGAGGTGTTTTCGCAGGGGGGCGGGTTCGATGCGATTGTCGGCAACCCGCCGTTTTTGGGTGGAAAGAAGCTGACGGGCACTTCAGGGGAGGCATACCGAGAGTGCTTGGTTGACTATATTGCAGGAGGGAAGCGCGGTAGCGCCGATTTGGTGGCCTACTTTGAGCTGCGAGCTCACCTTCTGTTGAACCACTGGGGTCAGACTGGTTTGGTGGCGACAAATACCCTGGCGCAGGGTGATACTCGCGAGGTTGGCCTTGATCAATTGGTGGACGGCGGGGTTCAGATTCGCCGTGCGGTTAAGAGTGCGCCGTGGCCGTCGAGATCTGCGGTTCTGGAATACTGTGCAGTCTGGACGAGTCAGAGGCGGTTGATTGATTGCGTCGTTTCTGTCCTGGATGGAGTTGTTGTAAGTAATGGCATTTCTACTTCACTGAACCCAGATACGCGGGAGTCATCGTGGAGTGAGATGCTGGAACGCAATGGTTCGCAGGTCTACCAGGGTTCACTAGTTCTTGTTATTGACGGTTTCAGCGTTACGAAGGAGGTAGCCCAGAGTTGGATTCGTGAAGATGCTAGGTACTCTGACGTCCTTGCGCCATTGCTGAATGGTCAGGATCTAAACAGTGATCCGTTGCATCAGGGTGGTCGGTGGGCTATCAATTTTCATGAATGGCCTGAGATGCGGGCTCGACGTTATCCCAACGCGTATGCGAAGTTGCTCGCGGAGGTGAAGCCTGAGTGTCAAAAGAAGGATGTGAAATCCTATGCAGGATTGATGGATAGGTGGTGGCAATATTGGCGCACGCGTGGTGATATGACGAAAGCGCTGGATAGCCTTGATCGCTGCATCGTTATTACGCTGGTGAGTAAGGTGGTGATGCCTGTGATGGTTCCCACGGGTCAGGTGTTTACTCATCAACTCGGCGTCTTTGTGTCAGACGAATACGCTTTGTTTGCATTCCTCTCCAGTGCTCCGCACTATTGGTGGGCGATCGATCGCTCCTCGACTCTTGAAACGCGAGTCCGATACACCCCCACTGATGTATTTGAAACCCTAGTCCGCCCTCCGATTACTTCCCGCCTCCACGCTGCCGGCGCTCGCCTGGACACCTACCGCCGCGACCTGATGCTGGCCCGCAACATGGGTCTCACTGCCACCTACAACCTCGTCCACAACCCCGACTGCCAGGACGAGGACATCGTCGAACTCCGCCGAATCCACCGCGAGATCGACCGCGCCACCGTCGAGGCGTACGGCTGGTACGACCTCCTCGACGACTCCGGGCAGACCCCGCACGCCGACCCGACCCATGAGACGTTCCCGCTTGACCACGGCTTCCACGAGACCGATCAGGGCACCCGCTACACCATCGGTCTCCTCGCTCGGACCGAGATCATCGACCGGCTGCGCCAGCTGAACCATCAGGCGTACGCCGACGAGGTTCACCTCGGCCTGCACAAGAAGCCCGCCAAGCACCCGGACATGCCGAAGCCCTCCGCCGACGCTATCCGGAAGCGCAAGGAGCAGCTGGCCTCGCGCGGCGGCTCGGATTTCGGTGAGGGCGCCGAGGGTGCCCTTTTCTGA
- a CDS encoding DUF397 domain-containing protein: MSVEQVTGNVDELRWFKSSYSGSGGGDCVEVAAGPAAVYVRDSKGADKGPTLRINWGAWASFVPSTSKTGE, from the coding sequence ATGAGCGTGGAGCAGGTAACAGGGAACGTGGACGAGCTGCGCTGGTTCAAGAGCAGCTACAGCGGATCGGGCGGCGGCGACTGCGTGGAGGTGGCTGCCGGTCCCGCTGCGGTCTACGTACGGGACTCGAAGGGCGCAGACAAGGGCCCGACACTGCGGATCAACTGGGGCGCCTGGGCATCGTTCGTGCCCTCGACCAGCAAAACCGGAGAATAG
- a CDS encoding helix-turn-helix domain-containing protein, translating to MKAKEDSELPGVWVAYGTLLQHLRKRAGLNQQGLGEAIGYSLEQVASVEQGRRPAKETFTIAAERALEAGGVLDVLQGEVDRAKLPRFFRNFALIEAEVLSRFSYDPLLVPGLLQTEAYARAVFAGHCPPFSKEIVDQHTEARLGRQRLLTRDPLAELSFIIGEEALRNPVGSVEVVREQRQHLLEVGALRNVEVQVMPTGGGFHTGLDGPFVLVETSELRRLGYIESQEVGCIVSDPEDVSGFGLRYGKLRSQALNAQESARLIERLVGET from the coding sequence GTGAAGGCCAAGGAGGACAGCGAGCTGCCGGGGGTGTGGGTGGCGTACGGCACGCTCCTCCAGCACCTGCGCAAGCGGGCCGGGTTGAACCAGCAGGGGCTGGGTGAGGCCATCGGGTACTCGTTGGAACAGGTCGCCTCGGTCGAGCAAGGGCGGCGGCCCGCGAAGGAGACGTTCACGATCGCGGCCGAGCGGGCGCTGGAGGCGGGCGGTGTCCTGGACGTGCTCCAGGGCGAGGTGGACCGGGCGAAGCTCCCGCGCTTCTTCCGCAACTTCGCGCTCATCGAGGCGGAGGTGTTGAGCCGCTTCTCGTACGACCCTCTGTTGGTGCCGGGGCTGTTGCAGACGGAGGCGTATGCACGGGCGGTGTTCGCCGGCCACTGCCCCCCGTTCAGCAAGGAGATCGTCGACCAGCACACGGAGGCGCGGCTGGGGCGGCAGAGGTTGCTCACGCGGGACCCGCTGGCGGAGCTGTCGTTCATCATCGGGGAGGAGGCGTTGCGGAACCCGGTGGGCAGCGTCGAGGTGGTACGGGAGCAGCGGCAACACCTGCTTGAGGTAGGCGCCTTGCGCAATGTGGAGGTCCAGGTGATGCCTACCGGGGGCGGCTTCCACACTGGCCTGGACGGCCCGTTCGTCCTGGTCGAGACGAGTGAGCTACGGCGCCTCGGGTACATCGAGTCCCAAGAAGTCGGGTGCATCGTCAGTGATCCGGAAGACGTCAGCGGCTTCGGGCTGCGATATGGCAAGCTGCGATCGCAGGCCCTGAACGCCCAGGAGTCTGCGCGGCTCATCGAACGGCTGGTGGGAGAGACATGA
- a CDS encoding PIN-like domain-containing protein, whose translation MDTNVLIDLYRMNRQVREDMLTVLEALGARLWVPHQVLVEFWRNQQQPGVLGHHHAQVRDTAAAMTKARSAIGDSLNRWARAVHLAADAPIRDELNKLEEDLDATLDGLREVLERQATVDQVPGAPDTSADPVIGKLEVLLQGKVGARPTDDQLTRWVSEAKERAQHRQPPGFRDFEEGKPDHAAAGDYIVWRQLSAEVTARGADVLFVTRDLKEDWWRTLAVSGDRQPRVELVHELRAETGRQLYMLEPSGLLDLAQDSLDLRGRVASTSVDALRQMERESSPVVWSEAMLRYLLAMLQHQSPVRFQVLLHAGRNNGFVDRETVYKLGGYDASRMLRGFTKPVATATRRLHELGLIDGTPEELLRAVYDGDVLASGFGVPDYTVPMLNNIAEQFDAHGVITLATDGDTGDEDAAYDPESDEG comes from the coding sequence GTGGACACCAATGTGCTGATCGATCTGTACCGGATGAACCGACAGGTTCGCGAGGACATGCTGACGGTACTGGAGGCGCTCGGTGCCCGCCTGTGGGTGCCGCATCAGGTACTCGTCGAGTTCTGGCGTAATCAGCAGCAGCCCGGCGTGCTCGGACACCATCATGCCCAGGTGCGTGACACCGCCGCAGCCATGACCAAGGCGCGCAGTGCCATCGGGGATTCGCTCAACCGTTGGGCGCGAGCGGTCCATCTGGCCGCGGACGCCCCGATCCGTGACGAGCTGAACAAGCTCGAGGAGGACCTCGACGCCACCCTGGATGGGCTGCGCGAGGTGCTCGAACGGCAGGCCACGGTCGACCAGGTACCAGGCGCACCGGACACATCGGCGGACCCGGTGATCGGGAAGCTGGAGGTGCTGCTCCAGGGCAAAGTCGGGGCTCGTCCGACGGATGACCAGCTCACTCGGTGGGTCTCAGAAGCCAAGGAGCGGGCACAGCACAGGCAGCCGCCAGGCTTTCGCGACTTCGAAGAAGGAAAGCCCGATCATGCTGCGGCGGGCGACTACATCGTGTGGAGACAGCTCTCCGCGGAGGTGACAGCGCGAGGCGCGGACGTCCTCTTCGTCACCAGGGACCTCAAGGAGGACTGGTGGCGGACCCTGGCGGTGTCCGGAGACCGCCAGCCACGCGTCGAGCTCGTACACGAGTTGCGCGCCGAAACGGGGCGGCAGCTGTACATGCTGGAGCCCAGCGGTCTGCTCGACCTGGCCCAGGACAGCCTCGATCTGCGAGGACGAGTGGCGAGCACCTCTGTCGACGCGCTGCGTCAGATGGAGAGAGAGTCGAGCCCCGTCGTGTGGTCGGAGGCGATGCTCCGTTATTTGCTGGCCATGCTCCAGCACCAGTCCCCGGTCAGATTCCAGGTGCTGCTCCACGCCGGTCGCAACAACGGCTTCGTCGACCGGGAGACCGTCTACAAGCTCGGTGGCTATGACGCGAGTCGGATGCTGCGCGGATTCACCAAGCCAGTGGCCACGGCTACCCGCCGCCTGCACGAGCTCGGCCTCATCGACGGGACACCGGAGGAATTGCTGCGTGCCGTGTATGACGGCGACGTTCTGGCATCGGGCTTCGGCGTCCCCGACTACACCGTACCGATGCTGAATAACATCGCCGAGCAATTCGACGCTCATGGCGTCATCACGCTGGCGACGGACGGGGACACCGGCGACGAGGACGCGGCATACGACCCCGAGTCCGACGAAGGCTGA
- a CDS encoding DUF6461 domain-containing protein: MSDHSTAADYGWLEEQYPHLTEAYCVTLIQGLSSDALLKALGAEPGERITGVGGLSGPAYEEWESDERFVGIAPVGDWSLMVEYNGFLGIDIETMLPVSRGRTMVSHYRNINAVDHFYWHEDGATRLHFEPLFPHHRDDSHPDELLTAMRESGFDLSDEADASFDGHTEAAFALAERITGVRLTPELFASAEFDCGRVPEPRA; encoded by the coding sequence ATGAGCGACCACAGCACCGCCGCCGACTACGGATGGCTCGAAGAGCAGTACCCGCACCTCACGGAGGCGTACTGCGTCACGCTCATCCAAGGGCTGTCATCCGATGCGCTGCTCAAGGCTCTGGGAGCCGAGCCTGGCGAGCGGATCACCGGGGTAGGCGGACTGAGTGGGCCAGCGTACGAGGAGTGGGAGTCGGACGAGCGCTTCGTGGGGATCGCACCCGTCGGCGATTGGTCACTGATGGTCGAGTACAACGGCTTCCTGGGCATCGACATCGAGACCATGCTTCCCGTCTCGCGCGGCCGGACGATGGTCTCCCACTACCGGAACATCAACGCGGTCGACCACTTCTACTGGCACGAGGACGGCGCCACCCGCCTGCACTTCGAGCCCCTCTTCCCCCATCACCGCGACGACAGCCATCCTGACGAACTGCTCACCGCGATGCGGGAGTCCGGCTTCGACCTCAGCGACGAGGCCGACGCGAGCTTCGACGGGCACACCGAGGCCGCCTTCGCTCTCGCCGAGCGCATCACGGGCGTGCGCCTGACCCCGGAGCTCTTCGCCTCCGCGGAGTTTGACTGCGGTCGCGTGCCGGAGCCTCGCGCATAG
- a CDS encoding ATP-binding protein, with protein MTPICTAGGSQATEFVVRLSSTPRGARLARRLAEQQLAAWDIPYGSGTARTVALVTAELASNAITHGRLPGRDFRLVLGLLPHAVRIEVTDTRPERQLPNPALTFPDGTAGRGLLLVDAYADRWGCAAHDAYTKTVWAEVVSGLSCELS; from the coding sequence ATGACACCGATCTGCACCGCAGGGGGATCCCAGGCGACGGAGTTCGTCGTCCGCCTCAGCAGCACCCCGCGAGGGGCTCGCCTCGCACGGCGGCTGGCCGAGCAGCAACTCGCCGCCTGGGATATCCCGTACGGCTCCGGCACGGCCCGGACCGTCGCTCTGGTCACGGCCGAACTGGCCTCCAATGCGATCACCCACGGCCGTCTGCCCGGCCGTGATTTCCGCCTGGTTCTCGGGCTTCTGCCCCATGCCGTGCGCATCGAAGTGACGGACACCCGTCCCGAACGCCAGCTACCGAACCCCGCGCTCACCTTCCCTGATGGCACTGCAGGGCGAGGGCTCCTCCTGGTTGACGCGTACGCGGACCGATGGGGCTGCGCAGCTCATGACGCCTACACCAAAACGGTCTGGGCGGAAGTGGTATCCGGGCTATCTTGTGAACTCAGTTAA
- a CDS encoding ATP-binding protein — MVRRSTLADTEGAGARWPHVTEKRRYRTPRRAGRIRHPPQQLAAWGIAYGSGNAWTVALVTAELAANAITHGRLPDRDFRLALGLLPHAVRIEVTDTRPERLLSNLSPALPDATAGRGLLIVDAYAPLGLHGS, encoded by the coding sequence GTGGTACGGCGGAGTACCCTGGCCGACACCGAGGGCGCGGGGGCACGGTGGCCGCATGTCACCGAGAAACGCCGCTACCGGACTCCGCGCCGAGCCGGCCGAATTCGTCATCCGCCTCAGCAGCTGGCCGCGTGGGGGATCGCGTATGGCTCCGGCAACGCCTGGACGGTCGCCCTGGTCACGGCTGAACTGGCCGCCAACGCGATCACCCACGGTCGCCTGCCCGACCGTGATTTTCGCCTGGCTCTCGGGCTCCTGCCCCACGCCGTGCGTATCGAAGTGACGGACACCCGCCCCGAGCGCCTCCTGTCGAACCTGTCACCCGCCCTCCCTGATGCCACCGCAGGCCGCGGGCTCCTCATCGTCGACGCGTACGCACCGCTGGGGCTGCACGGTTCATGA
- a CDS encoding competence protein CoiA family protein gives MQTAVIGGRNSGTAIILPADADELEFWRRRHPRNTYWCGSQLGGCGSELSDRLYRDKVCHFAHRPNTSCHRTATGASSADHLFIKEDLAGWAGRQKLKGRASLRNLGTGPGDAVDFRVSGGRQHLRFQFSRLSHQEWTGTCSQLAREAASLDWIFGPGSAHHETMEAMYDQYGFLLRFRFETLGAARCIRIRAEEPRSSTDWVRLDACAMTPEGLNVPGAVRRRTRARPRPSAAPGGATKSAVKRSREQVVAALREALIAAARLRTRPTWDALCRSAGADLQDLPDSDRLRMLVEVDTHGRSEPMLSALLRADDGNPPPYVAEVVAAVGCGVPASATVLRHWCQREADRVFAVHGVPSRTAPLRLQLASDGTVGRQGSEVAEHRMIVHVQGGPVLGAIPRRDVDFVSALRGARQRGSASRIGVLLKRADEEIDRAPQHRRAAVVEEVKIARRWLEAHPVKRDGGRKTKKASRGASQPAVGRKAQPKPKRKPKSTRTKKKRSN, from the coding sequence GTGCAGACCGCCGTGATCGGCGGGCGCAACTCGGGAACGGCGATCATCCTGCCAGCGGACGCCGACGAGCTCGAATTCTGGCGTCGTCGTCACCCTCGGAACACCTACTGGTGCGGTAGTCAGCTCGGCGGCTGCGGCAGCGAGTTGTCAGACCGTTTGTACCGGGACAAGGTCTGTCACTTCGCTCATCGGCCGAACACCTCCTGCCATCGGACGGCGACCGGTGCGAGCAGTGCGGACCACCTCTTCATCAAGGAGGACCTCGCAGGTTGGGCCGGTCGGCAGAAATTGAAGGGGCGCGCAAGTCTCCGCAATCTCGGTACGGGACCGGGAGACGCTGTCGACTTCCGCGTCAGCGGGGGCCGGCAGCATCTGCGTTTCCAGTTCAGCAGGCTCTCCCACCAGGAATGGACTGGGACCTGTTCGCAATTGGCTCGCGAGGCGGCCTCTCTCGACTGGATCTTCGGGCCGGGCTCGGCGCACCACGAGACCATGGAGGCGATGTACGACCAGTACGGCTTTCTGCTTCGTTTCCGCTTCGAGACACTCGGGGCTGCACGATGCATCCGGATCAGGGCGGAAGAGCCTCGGAGCAGCACCGACTGGGTGCGGCTTGACGCCTGCGCGATGACACCGGAAGGGCTGAACGTGCCAGGCGCGGTAAGAAGGCGGACGCGCGCCCGCCCCCGGCCCTCCGCCGCGCCCGGCGGCGCCACGAAGAGTGCAGTTAAGAGGTCACGTGAGCAGGTGGTAGCAGCGCTGCGGGAAGCCCTCATCGCAGCCGCCCGTCTCAGGACCCGCCCCACGTGGGATGCTCTCTGCCGCTCGGCAGGAGCTGATCTGCAGGATCTCCCTGACTCAGACCGCCTCAGGATGCTCGTGGAGGTAGACACGCATGGCAGGAGCGAGCCCATGCTGTCGGCCCTGCTTCGTGCGGACGACGGGAACCCTCCGCCCTATGTTGCCGAAGTCGTGGCTGCGGTGGGTTGCGGTGTCCCGGCGTCCGCGACGGTGCTCAGGCACTGGTGCCAGCGTGAGGCCGACCGGGTATTCGCCGTGCACGGCGTGCCTTCCCGCACGGCACCCCTGCGTCTGCAACTCGCGTCGGACGGGACCGTAGGCCGACAGGGATCAGAGGTGGCGGAGCACCGCATGATCGTGCATGTCCAGGGCGGCCCGGTGCTTGGTGCCATTCCGCGGAGAGATGTCGATTTCGTGTCCGCCCTTCGCGGTGCGAGGCAGCGGGGCAGTGCCAGCCGTATCGGTGTACTCCTGAAGCGTGCCGACGAGGAGATCGACCGGGCCCCTCAGCACCGTCGTGCCGCTGTGGTGGAAGAGGTGAAGATCGCGCGGCGTTGGCTGGAGGCGCATCCAGTGAAGCGGGACGGCGGGCGTAAGACGAAGAAGGCGTCCAGGGGTGCATCGCAGCCGGCGGTAGGTAGAAAGGCTCAGCCGAAGCCAAAACGGAAGCCGAAGTCGACTCGGACAAAGAAGAAGAGGTCGAATTGA
- a CDS encoding phospholipase, with amino-acid sequence MRRRFATLLATVALSLPLALIPAASASAAPSDKPQVLSSWTQTSASSYNAWNAARNNQGAWAAYGFDWGTDYCSTSPDNPFGFPFQTACARHDFGYRNYKAAGTFSANKARIDSAFYSDLKRVCAGYSGATLTSCNATAWTYYHAVDIFGVAPAEVGSNRSPQTA; translated from the coding sequence ATGCGTCGCCGCTTCGCCACCTTGCTCGCCACAGTCGCCCTGTCGCTCCCGCTCGCCCTGATACCCGCCGCATCCGCTTCGGCTGCCCCTTCGGACAAGCCCCAGGTCCTCAGCTCCTGGACCCAGACGAGCGCCTCCAGTTACAACGCCTGGAATGCCGCCCGCAACAACCAGGGCGCATGGGCCGCGTACGGCTTCGACTGGGGGACGGACTACTGCAGCACCTCCCCCGACAACCCGTTCGGCTTCCCCTTCCAAACGGCGTGCGCCCGCCACGACTTCGGCTACCGGAACTACAAGGCAGCCGGCACCTTCTCCGCCAACAAAGCCCGCATCGACTCCGCGTTCTATTCGGACCTCAAGCGCGTGTGTGCCGGCTACTCCGGCGCCACACTGACGTCCTGCAACGCCACGGCCTGGACGTACTACCACGCCGTGGACATCTTCGGCGTCGCACCGGCCGAGGTGGGCTCCAACAGATCGCCTCAAACCGCCTGA